A window from Salvia miltiorrhiza cultivar Shanhuang (shh) chromosome 2, IMPLAD_Smil_shh, whole genome shotgun sequence encodes these proteins:
- the LOC131010499 gene encoding uncharacterized protein LOC131010499 isoform X1, translating to MVERRKGGEERKPAGSSALATTTNRIRIMGVEIQSKINDDAIHGAATPLILGLQPSALVDHVARVDCSLLSRIPGESGGSFPVAAEELKFVLSEVNNHFVASPEKGSSLKTIAGGSVANTIRGLAAGFGITCGIIGACGDDDEGSLFIDNMSFYKVDLSRLRLKIGPTAQCVCLVDELGNRTMRPCLSSAVKVQADDLTTLDLRGSRWLVMRYGIFNIEVIQAAIKIAKQEGVSVSLDLASFEMVRKFRLPLLQLLESGGIDLCFANEDEAAELLSSEDEKADPESALEFLGKHCRWAVVTLGAKGCIAKHGKEVVRIPAIGESKAVDATGAGDLFASGFLYGLVKGRTLEECCKIGSCSGGSVIRELGGEVTRENWQWMYKQMQTKGLPIPDHNNFVYEKS from the exons ATGGTAGAGAGAAGGAAAGGAGGGGAGGAGCGGAAACCAGCAGGCAGCTCAGCTCTAGCCACTACCACCAACCGAATTCGAATTATGGGTGTTGAAATTCAGAGCAAGATCAACGACGACGCTATTCATGGCGCTGCCACGCCGCTCATTCTCGGCTTACAGCCCTCTGCTCTCGTTGACCACGTGGCAAGAGTTGATTGCTCCCTCCTCTCCCGGATCCCTGGCGAGTCCGGCGGCTCCTTCCCT GTTGCGGCTGAAGAGCTGAAGTTCGTCTTGAGCGAGGTTAACAACCATTTCGTTGCTTCTCCAGAAAAAGGGTCTTCATTGAAGACCATAGCAGGGGGTAGTGTTGCTAATACAATCCGAGGTCTGGCTGCTGGCTTTGGGATCACTTGTGGCATAATAGGAGCTTGTGGGGACGATGACGAGGGAAGCTTGTTCATCGACAACATGAGCTTCTACAAAGTTGATCTGTCGAGATTGAGGCTTAAAATTGGGCCTACCGCCCAG TGTGTTTGCTTGGTTGACGAATTGGGCAATCGTACTATGCGGCCATGTCTCTCAAGTGCAGTGAAAGTTCAG GCTGATGATTTGACTACGTTGGATCTGAGAGGTTCCAGG TGGCTAGTGATGAGATATGGGATATTTAATATAGAAGTTATTCAGGCAGCCATTAAAATTGCCAAGCAAGAAGGTGTTTCAGTTTCCCTAGACCTGGCAAGCTTTGAG ATGGTAAGGAAATTCAGATTGCCACTTCTACAGCTGCTGGAATCGGGGGGTATAGACCTTTGCTTTGCGAATGAGGACGAGGCTGCTGAGCTCTTGAG TAGTGAAGACGAGAAAGCAGATCCTGAATCAGCTCTTGAATTCCTGGGGAAACACTGCCGATGGGCTGTAGTGACTCTAGGCGCAAAAGGGTGCATTGCGAAGCATGGGAAAGAGGTTGTCCGAATTCCAGCAATTGGGGAGTCGAAGGCAGTTGATGCAACCGGAGCGGGAGACCTCTTTGCTAGCGGGTTTCTGTACGGGCTGGTGAAGGGGCGGACGCTGGAGGAGTGCTGCAAGATCGGGTCTTGCAGCGGTGGCTCAGTCATCCGTGAGCTCGGTGGCGAGGTAACTCGAGAGAACTGGCAGTGGATGTATAAACAAATGCAGACGAAGGGGCTTCCTATACCCGACCACAACAATTTTGTTTATGAGAAGTCATGA
- the LOC131010499 gene encoding uncharacterized protein LOC131010499 isoform X2 encodes MVERRKGGEERKPAGSSALATTTNRIRIMGVEIQSKINDDAIHGAATPLILGLQPSALVDHVARVDCSLLSRIPGESGGSFPVAAEELKFVLSEVNNHFVASPEKGSSLKTIAGGSVANTIRGLAAGFGITCGIIGACGDDDEGSLFIDNMSFYKVDLSRLRLKIGPTAQCVCLVDELGNRTMRPCLSSAVKVQADDLTTLDLRGSRWLVMRYGIFNIEVIQAAIKIAKQEGVSVSLDLASFEMVRKFRLPLLQLLESGGIDLCFANEDEAAELLSEDEKADPESALEFLGKHCRWAVVTLGAKGCIAKHGKEVVRIPAIGESKAVDATGAGDLFASGFLYGLVKGRTLEECCKIGSCSGGSVIRELGGEVTRENWQWMYKQMQTKGLPIPDHNNFVYEKS; translated from the exons ATGGTAGAGAGAAGGAAAGGAGGGGAGGAGCGGAAACCAGCAGGCAGCTCAGCTCTAGCCACTACCACCAACCGAATTCGAATTATGGGTGTTGAAATTCAGAGCAAGATCAACGACGACGCTATTCATGGCGCTGCCACGCCGCTCATTCTCGGCTTACAGCCCTCTGCTCTCGTTGACCACGTGGCAAGAGTTGATTGCTCCCTCCTCTCCCGGATCCCTGGCGAGTCCGGCGGCTCCTTCCCT GTTGCGGCTGAAGAGCTGAAGTTCGTCTTGAGCGAGGTTAACAACCATTTCGTTGCTTCTCCAGAAAAAGGGTCTTCATTGAAGACCATAGCAGGGGGTAGTGTTGCTAATACAATCCGAGGTCTGGCTGCTGGCTTTGGGATCACTTGTGGCATAATAGGAGCTTGTGGGGACGATGACGAGGGAAGCTTGTTCATCGACAACATGAGCTTCTACAAAGTTGATCTGTCGAGATTGAGGCTTAAAATTGGGCCTACCGCCCAG TGTGTTTGCTTGGTTGACGAATTGGGCAATCGTACTATGCGGCCATGTCTCTCAAGTGCAGTGAAAGTTCAG GCTGATGATTTGACTACGTTGGATCTGAGAGGTTCCAGG TGGCTAGTGATGAGATATGGGATATTTAATATAGAAGTTATTCAGGCAGCCATTAAAATTGCCAAGCAAGAAGGTGTTTCAGTTTCCCTAGACCTGGCAAGCTTTGAG ATGGTAAGGAAATTCAGATTGCCACTTCTACAGCTGCTGGAATCGGGGGGTATAGACCTTTGCTTTGCGAATGAGGACGAGGCTGCTGAGCTCTTGAG TGAAGACGAGAAAGCAGATCCTGAATCAGCTCTTGAATTCCTGGGGAAACACTGCCGATGGGCTGTAGTGACTCTAGGCGCAAAAGGGTGCATTGCGAAGCATGGGAAAGAGGTTGTCCGAATTCCAGCAATTGGGGAGTCGAAGGCAGTTGATGCAACCGGAGCGGGAGACCTCTTTGCTAGCGGGTTTCTGTACGGGCTGGTGAAGGGGCGGACGCTGGAGGAGTGCTGCAAGATCGGGTCTTGCAGCGGTGGCTCAGTCATCCGTGAGCTCGGTGGCGAGGTAACTCGAGAGAACTGGCAGTGGATGTATAAACAAATGCAGACGAAGGGGCTTCCTATACCCGACCACAACAATTTTGTTTATGAGAAGTCATGA